The following nucleotide sequence is from Jatrophihabitans sp..
CGGCCTGCACCGCGTAGGTGGAGTTGAGCAGGTAGTGGGCGGTCATGCCCTGCAACATCACCGCGGCGGCCTGCTCCAGCTCCACCGGCTCGGGCACCGGCACGGCGTCGCTCTCGGGCACCAACACCAGGCCGGCCGCGCTGCCCAGAGTCTGGCACCAGGCGACCCGGTCGCCTTCCCCGGCGACCCTGACGCCCTCGCCGGCGGCCAGCACGATCCCCGCGCCCTCACTGCCGAGCACGAACGGGGTCGGCACCGGGTAGACCCCTGCCCGCTGGTAGGTGTCGATGAAGTTCACCCCGGCGGCGGCGACCTGCACCAGCAGCTGGCCCGGGCCGGGCCGCTCGATCTCGCGGGACTGGATCTGCAGGACCTCGTTGCCGCCGTGCTCGGTCACTACCAAGGCGTCGGCCGTCTGTGTGGACATGGCTTCAAGGTAGCCAATAACGGGCGGTGTTCGCCCCCTCATCTACCGTGGGCACGTGCAGACGATCCAAGCGGCGATTCCCAGTCCAACGGTGAGCGCCATCCGGCTGGGCCCGTTCACGGTGCACCTGTACGCGCTGTGCATCGTGGCCGGCATCCTGGTGGCCATCTGGCTCACCGACCGCCGCTGGCGCGCTCGCGGCGGCGCCGAGCACCAAGTGGGCGACGTGGCCGGTTGGGCGGTGCTGTTCGGCATCCTCGGCGGCCGGCTGTACCACGTGATCACCGACCCGCAGCTGTATTTCGGCAGCGGCAAGAACCCGGTGGACGCCCTCAGGATCTGGGACGGCGGCCTCGGGATCTGGGGCGCGATCGCGCTGGGGGCGCTGGGCGCCTGGATAGGCTGCCGTCGCCACAAGATGAACTTTCCGGCCTTCGCCGACTGCGCCGCGCCCGCCATCCTGCTCGCCCAGGCGATCGGCAGGTGGGGCAACTGGTTCAACAACGAGCTGTACGGCCGGGCCACGACACTGCCGTGGAAGCTGCAGATCCACGAGCTGGAGGTCGGGGCGGGCAAGGTCAGCCGGGACGCCGAGGGCAACGCCGTCGTGCTGGGTTACTTCCACCCGACCTTCCTGTACGAGATGTTGTGGAGCCTGGCCGTGGTGGCCGTGCTGCTGTGGGCCGACCACCGCCGGTTGCTGGCCCGCGGCCAGGTCCTGGCGCTCTACCTGGTGGGCTACACCTTCGGCCGGTTCTGGGTGGAGCTGCTGCGCGACGACGCGGCCAACCGGATCCTGGGCCTGCGGGTGAACAGCTGGGTGTCCATGCTGGTCTTCCTCCTCGCGTTGGCGTGGTTCCTGCGACTGCGGGGCGGTCCGCGCAGCGTGGCGGGCCTGGGCCGGTCCGCCGGAGAGGACCCCAGCCGGTCCGCCGGAAAGGACCCCAGCCGGTCCGCCGGAGAGGGCCCGGCGCAGTCCTCCGATGCCCCGTCCCGGCCCGCCGAGGACCTGGTGCCTGCCGTCGACCTGGCCAAGCCAGCCGGGCCGGCGGGCCAGGCCATGGCAGCGGGAGACAGGCCGGCCGGAGCGGGCTCCAACCGCCCGACCGGCGCCGACCTAGACTCGAACCATGTCCAGCAGCATGCCCAGAGTCGATCCCCAGCGCCCGGCGCCGCTGACGGCGACGCACCACCGGATCGATGACCCCGAGCTGACGGTCGGCCACGAGCACCGGGAGGTCTCCGGCGGCTGGCTGCGCCCGACCGTGTTCGGCATGGTCGACGGGCTGGTGTCGAACTTCGGCCTGGTAGCCGGCGTGGCAGCGGCCAGCGCCGGCGCCCGCCCGGTGATGGTCGCCGGCGTGGCGGGGCTGCTGGCCGGGGCGTTCTCGATGGGCAGCGGCGAGTACGTCTCGGTGCGCAGCCAGAACGAGTCGATGCGGGCCGAGGTCGAGGTCGAGCGCCGCGAGCTTGAGGACAACCCGGAGGCCGAGCTGGCCGAGCTGACCCAGATCTACATCGACAAGGGGGTCGACCCCGAGCTTGCCCAACTGGTGGCCGAGCAGCTGTCGGTCGATCCGGGGCAGGCCCTGCAGATCCACGCCCAGGAGGAGCTGGGGGTCGACATCCACGACCTGCCCAACCCGTGGCTGGCCTCGGGCTCGTCGTTCCTGTCCTTCTCCCTCGGCGCGCTGCTGCCGCTGCTGCCGTTCCTGTTCGGCGCTGACGTGCTGTGGTTGGCCGCCTTCCTGACGCTGACCGGGCTGTTCGTGACCGGCGCCATCACCGCCCGGTTCACCACCCGGCTCTGGTACTACGCCGGCGGGCGGCAGCTGCTGCTGGGCGCGGTCACCTTCGCGGTGACCTATGGGATCGGGCACCTGATCGGCGCCAACGTCACCTGATTCCACCCGCGCGTCATGCTCTGCGGTCGTGCTAGCCACCTGTCGGCATGACGCGCCGGAGAAGGCGCGCGCCGGAGAAGGTGCCTGGTCGGAGAAGGCGCGCGCCGGAGAACGGCTCAGTTCAGCTTGTCGACCGATCCCTCACGCGCCCGGGCGCGCGCCACGGTCAGCCCGACCATCCACGACACGATCATGGCCACGTAGGCCAGCCCCGCCACCTGCTCGATCATCACGAAGCTGCGGGCATGCGGCAGCACCGGCACCACGTCGGACAGGCCGGTGCTGGACAGGGTGGTGAAGCTCAGGAACAGCAGCTCCATCCAGGTCCGCGGCTCGTCGGCGTTGACCGCTGCGGTGAACGAGCCCGGCCAGATCACCTGGGTGACCACGTACAGGTGGGCGAAGGCCCAGGCCAGCAGGGTGAAGGTCGTGCCGACGGCGAACAACTCGTCACGGGTGATGTCGCGGTCGGCGAGCATGTAGGCGATCAGGCTGAAGGCGGCGTAGAAGTAGAACACCGCCTCGAAGCCGGACCCCCAGGCGCGCCACACCGCGGCTTCTGACATCAGCTGGCAGAGGGTGAAGACCACCGAGGGCGCCCCCAGCGCGATCGACACCCAGACCGTCCAGGAGGTCTTCTCGACCGACCAGACAGCCAGCGCCAGCACCAGCAGGCCGAACAGCGACACCGCGCTCGTGCCGGCGCGGGACTCGCCGAGGTAGGGGTAGATCAGCACCCCGAGCAGCTGGGTCGCCAGCAGGATCGCCGATGGTTGCCGGCGGGCCCGGTCGATCAGGCGGGAGGATCGGGCGGCCTCAGCCAACGGTGCCGCCCAGCAACGCCGCGCGCACCGTGTCCTCGGAGGCCAACTCGATCGGCGTCCGGCCGTCGTCGTTGGCTGCCGCGGAGTCTGCGCCCGCCGACAGCAGCGCCAACACCGAGTCCAGGTCGCCGTTGGCAGCCGCCGAGTGCAGCGGGGTCCAGCCGCCGCGCTGGCGGGCGTGCACCGGGGCGTCGGAGGCGATCAGGATCCACACCAGCTCCGAGTGCCGGCCGGCGGCGGCGGCGTGCAGCGGCTGCACCGCCAGCTCGTTGCGTGACGGCTCGGCCACCTCGGCGTCGGCGTCGAGCAGCATCCTGGCCGCCTCGGCGCGGCCGAAGTAGGCGGCCAGGTGCAGGGCCTGCCAGCCGTCGGCGCTCCAGGAGTCGATCACCGACCGGTCGGCGGCGATCAGCTCGCCCAGCCGGGCGGTGTCGTCGAAGGCGGCCGCCTCGAACACCGACAGCTCACCGGTGCGGGCGGCCAGCTCGTCGGCCAGCGGGCCGTGCCCGTTGTACAGAGCGGTCAGCGAGGGCGACGCGCCGTCCGGGCCGAGGGTGGCCAGCAGCGACGGATCGTCGTCGAGCTGCCGGCGCACCTGGTCGACGTCACCGACCGCGATCGCGGCGAAGAACTCGCTGAGGGGCGCCATGACACCACTGTGCCACCGCGGCCGGGCCGCGAGAAGCTCACCCTCCGCGCCATTCGCGTTCCCAGCCGGTCTGCCGGTAATCTCTCCAACGCACCACAAGAGCCACCTGGGCCGACGCTGTCCCGCGAGTGACCAACGGATCGGATGCGATTTCGCCGAACCGGACAGCTGAGGGCCCCGGCGTGCCGGGCGCCCCGATCGAGGGGAGCAGGCGTGCAATTCTCCGCAGTGCCCGCCGCGCAGGGCCTGTACGACCCGCGTAACGAGACCGACTCCTGCGGGGTGGCCTGCCTGGCCGATCTGCGCGGGCGGCCGAGCCACTCGCTGATCCGCACCGCCCTGACCGCGCTGCACAACATGGACCACCGCGGCGCCGCCGGCGCCGAGCCCGAGAGCGGCGACGGCTCGGGCATCACCGTCGCCATCCCGGACGCCTTCCTGCGGGCGGTGGCCGGCGCCGAACTCGACGTCGAGCTGCCGGCGGCAGGCAGCTACGCCACCGGCATCGCCTTCCTGCCGACCGAGCTGCCCGCCCGCGAGCGGGTGAAGGCCGTGGTGGCCCGGACCGCCGCCGCCGAGGGCCTGCGAGTGCTCGGCTGGCGGCCGGTGCCGATCTCCGCCGAGGGCCTGGGCCCGAGCGCGCTCGAGGTGATGCCGGCCTTCGAGCAGCTGTTCGTCTGCGCCGCCGAGGCGACGGCCGACGGCCTGGAGCTGGAGCGGATGGCCTTCGGCCTGCGCAAGGTCGCCGAGCGCAGGGTCGCGGAGTCCGGTGACCAGCTGTACTTTCCCTCGCTGTCGGGACGGACCCTGATCTACAAGGGGATGCTGACCACCGCGCAGCTGGCTACCTTCTACCCCGACCTGCGGGACGAGCGGTTCAGCTCCGCCATCGCGCTGGTGCACAGCCGCTTCTCGACCAACACCTTCCCGTCCTGGCCGCTGGCCCAGCCGTTCCGGCTGATCGCCCACAACGGCGAGATCAACACCGTCGGCGGCAACCGCAACTGGATGGCGGCCCGGCAGGCGCTGCTGGCCTCGGAGCTGCTGGCTGATCCGAGCGACCCCGACCGCGGCCTGTCGCGGCTGTTTCCGATCTGCACCCCGGACGGCTCGGACTCCGCCTCCTTCGACGAGGTGCTGGAGCTGCTGCACCTGGGCGGGCGCAGCCTGCCGCACGCGGTGCTGATGATGATCCCGGAGGCGTGGGAGAACGCCGGCGCCTACATGGACCCGGCCCGCCGCGACTTCTACGCCTTCCACTCGACGCTGATGGAGCCCTGGGACGGCCCGGCCTGCGTGAGCTTCACCGACGGCACGGTGATCGGCGCGGTGCTCGACCGCAACGGCCTGCGTCCCGGGCGCTGGTGGCGCACCAGCGAGGACCTGGTGATCCTGGCCAGCGAGGCGGGCGTGATCGACCTGGACCCGGCCACGGTGGTCGCCAAGGGCCGGTTGCAGCCGGGCCGGATGTTCCTGGTCGACACCGCGGCCGGCGAGATCCGCGACGACGACGAGATCAAGTCCGCACTGGCCGCCGAGCACCCCTACGGCGACTGGTTGCACACCGGGCTGCTGCACCTGGACACCCTGCCCGAGCGCGAGCATGTCACCCACACCCACGAGTCGGTGACCCTGCGCCAGCAGCTGTTCGGCTACACCGAGGAGGAGCTGCGGGTCATCCTGGCGCCGATGGCCGGCACCGGCGGCGAGCCGCTGGGCTCGATGGGCACCGACACCCCGCTGGCGGTGCTGAGCCAGCGGCCTCGGCTGCTGTTCGACTACTTCTCCGAGCTGTTCGCCCAGGTCACCAACCCGCCCCTGGACGCGATCCGCGAGGAGATGGTGACCTCGCTGTCGGCCACCATCGGCCCCGAGCAGAACCTGCTCGACCCGAGCGCGGCCTCGTGCCGCCAGATCGTGCTGCCCCGGCCGGTGATCGACAACGACGACCTGGCCAAGATCTGGCACGTCAACGCCGACGGCGACCTGCCGGGCTTCCAGTGCGCCCTGATCGACGGCCGGTACCGGGTGCACGGCGGCGGCCCGGCGCTGAACGCCGCGCTGCTGCGGGTGCGCGATGAGTGCTCGGCGGCGATCGAGGCCGGCGCCCGGATCCTCATCCTGTCCGACCGGGACTGCGGCCCCGACCACGCGCCGATCCCGTCCCTGCTGCTGACCTCGGCCGTGCACGGGCACCTGGTGCGCACCGGCCAGCGCACCAAGGTCGGCCTGGTGGTCGAGACCGGCGAGGCCCGCGAGGTGCATCACGTGGCGCTGCTGATCGGCTACGGCGCCGCCGCGGTGAACCCCTACCTGGCATTCGAGACGATCGATGACCTGATCGGCGCCGGAGCGCTCACCGGGGTCGACTCCAAGACCGCGATCGGCCGCTACATCAAGTCGCTGTCCAAGGGCGTGCTCAAGGTGATGTCGAAGATGGGCATCTCGACCGTCGCCTCCTACACCGGCGCCCAGGTCTTCCAGGCGTTCGGGCTGTCGGATGAGCTGATCGACAGTTACTTCACCGGCACCCGCAGCAGCCTCGGCGGGATCGGCCTGGACGTCCTGGCAGACGAGGTCGCCGCCCGGCACGCCCAGGCGTTCGGCCAGAACCCGGTCACCCGGGCGCACCGACGGCTGGAGGTCGGCGGGGAGTACGCCTGGCGGCGCGAGGGCGAGATCCACCTGTTCAACCCCGAGACGGTGTTCAAGCTGCAGCACGCCACCCGGGCCCGGCGCTATGACCGCTTCGCCGAGTACACCGACGAGGTCGACCGGCTGAGCCGGCAGGGCGCCACCCTGCGCGGGCTGTTCGAGCTGCGCACCGGCCAGCGCCCGCCGGTGCCCCTGGATGAGGTCGAGCCGGTCTGGCAGATAGTCAAGCGGTTCGCCACCGGGGCGATGTCCTACGGCTCGATCTCGGCCGAGGCGCACCAGACGCTGGCGATCGCGATGAACCGGATCGGCGGCCGGTCCAACTCCGGCGAGGGGGGCGAGGACGCCGACCGCTACCTGCCCGACGCCAACGGCGACCTGCGCCGCTCGGCGGTCAAGCAGGTGGCCTCCGGCCGGTTCGGGGTGACCTCGCACTACCTGGTCAACGCCGACGACCTGCAGATCAAGATCGCCCAGGGCGCCAAGCCCGGCGAGGGCGGTCAGCTGCCCGGGTACAAGGTCTATCCGTGGATCGCCCGGACCCGGCACTCCACCCCGGGCGTGGGGCTGATCTCGCCGCCCCCACACCATGACATCTACTCCATCGAGGACCTCGCGCAGCTGATCCACGACCTGAAGAACGCCAACTCCTCGGCCCGGGTGCACGTCAAGCTGGTGGCCGAGGCCGGGGTGGGCACGGTGGCGGCCGGGGTCGCCAAGGCGCACGCCGACGTGGTGCTGATCTCCGGTCACGACGGCGGCACCGGCGCGGCCCCGCTCACCTCGCTCAAGCACGCCGGCATGCCCTGGGAGCTCGGGCTGGCCGAGACCCAGCAGACCCTGCTGCTCAACGGCCTGCGGGACCGGATCACCGTGCAGGTGGACGGGGCGATGAAGACCGGGCGCGACGTGCTGATCGCGGCGCTGCTGGGCGCGGAGGAGTACGGTTTCGCGACCGCGCCGCTGGTCGTCTCGGGCTGCGTCATGATGCGGGTCTGCCACCTGGACACCTGCCCGGTGGGGGTCGCCACCCAGAACCCGGAGCTGCGTGCCCGGTTCACTGGGAGACCTGAGTTCGTGGTCACGTTCTTCGAGTACATCGCCGAGCAGGTCCGCGAGCTGCTGGCCGAACTGGGCTTCCGGACACTGCAGGAGGTCATCGGCCACGCCGAGCTGCTGGACACCCGCGCGGCGATCGAGCACTGGAAGGCCGACGGCCTGGACCTGTCGCCGCTGCTGGCCACGCCCGCGCCGTTCGCCGGAACCGCGTTGACCAAGCGGGTCGAGCAGGAGCACGGGCTGGACGCCGCCCTGGACAACACCCTGATCCAGCTCTGCGAGGGCGCGCTGCTCGACGGCCGCCCGGTCCGGCTGGAGCTGCCGGTGCGCAACGTCAACCGGACGGTCGGCACCATGCTCGGCTCGCTGGTGACCCGCCGCTACGGCGCCGAGGGCCTGCCTGCGGGCACCATCGACATCACCCTGCACGGCTCGGCCGGGCAGTCACTGGGGGCGTTCCTGCCTGCCGGGGTGCAGATCACGCTGCACGGCGACGCCAACGACTACGTCGGCAAGGGCCTGTCCGGCGGTGTGATCGCCGTGCGCCCGGACCAGCGGGCGCCGCTGGTCGCCGAGCGCAACGTGATCGCCGGCAACGTCATCGGCTATGGGGCCACCTCGGGTCAGCTACTGCTGCGCGGGGTGGTCGGCGAGCGGTTCTGCGTCCGCAACTCCGGCGCCACCGCGGTGGCCGAGGGAGTCGGCGATCACGCGCTGGAGTACATGACCGGCGGCATCGCGGTGATCCTCGGCCCGACCGGGCGCAACCTCGGCGCGGGGATGTCCGGCGGCGTCGGCTACGTGCTCGACCTGGACCCGACCAGGGTGAACTCCGAGCTGGTGGACGTCGAGCCGATGACGGCCGAGCACTCCCGGGCGCTGCGCGCGATCCTGGCCGACCACCTGCGGCTGACCGGGTCGGCGGTGGCCGGTGAGCTGCTGGCCGACTCCGGCGCCGGCGCCGGCCTGGGCAGGTTCTCGGTGATCATGCCGCGTGACTACAAGCGGGTGCTGCTGGCCACCCGCCGTGCCCAGGCGACCGGAGCCGATGTCGACGAGGCCGTGATGGCCGCCGCCCGCGGATGAGCCGATCGCCGGGCAACGCTGCCTTATCGCGACCGGCTGACACCGGTTAAGGTGGTAGGAGTGATCCGCCGCGCGAAAATCGTCTGCACCCTTGGTCCCGCCACCGACCCGCCGGAACGGCTGCGAGCGCTGGTCGAGGCCGGCATGGACGTGGCCCGGTTGAACTTCAGCCACGGCGAGCACCGCGAGCACGCCGGCAGGTTCCGCGGCGTCCGCGAGGCGGCCAAGGCCGCCGGGCGCAACGTCGCCACCCTGGCCGACCTGCAGGGCCCCAAGATCCGGCTCGGCAAGTTCGTCGACGGCCCGGTGATGTGGGCCACCGGAGAGCGGGTCCGGATCACCGTCGAGGACGTCGAGGGCGACCACGACCGGGTGTCGACCACGTACAAGCAGCTGGCCGAAGACGTCCGGCCCGGTGACCGGCTGCTGGTCGACGACGGCAACGTCGCGCTGGTCGCGGTCGCCGTCGAGAACGGCACTGACGTGGTGTGCGACGTCACCGAAGGCGGCATGGTCAGCAACAACAAGGGCCTGTCGTTGCCGGGGGTGCTGGTCAGCGTGCCGGCGCTGAGCGAGAAGGACATCGACGACCTGGAGTTCGCGCTGGAGCTGGGGGTGGACTGGGTCGCGCTGTCCTTCGTCCGGTCCCCCGATGACATCAAGCTGGTGCACGAGGTGATGGACCGGGTGGGCGTGCGCCGTCCGGTGATCGCCAAGATCGAGAAGCCCGAGGGCGTCGAGCGGCTGGTCGAGATCGCGCTGGCCTTCGACGGCGTGATGGTGGCTCGCGGCGACCTCGGGGTCGAGATGCCGCTGGAGCAGGTGCCGATGGTGCAGAAGCGCGCCATCGCGATCTGCCGCGACAACGCCAAGCCGGTGATCGTGGCGACCCAGATGCTGGAGTCGATGATCAGCCACTCACGTCCCACCCGGGCCGAGGCCTCGGACGTGGCCAACGCCGTGCTCGACGGCGCCGACGCGGTGATGCTGTCGGGGGAGACCAGCGTCGGCAGCTACCCGGTGCAGGCGGTGGCCACCATGTCGCGCATCATCACCTCCGTCGAGCAGTCCACCGTCGACGTCGCCGCGCTGCTGCACGATCCGCGCACTCCCGGCGGCGTGATCGCCAAGGCCGCCAAGGAGATCGGCGAGTCGCTCGGCGCCACCGCCCTGGTGGCCTTCACCCAGAGCGGTGACACCGCCCGCCGGCTGGCCCGGCTGCACGCGCGGTGCGCGGTGCTGGCCTTCACCCCCGAAGAGAACGTGCAGCGTCAGCTGGCGCTGTCCTGGGGAGTGTCGGCGCACCGGGTCTGGACGGTGCAGACCACCGATGAGATGGTCCGCCAGGTGGACTCGGCCCTGCTGGCGCAGCGGGTCTGCCGTCCCGACGACCTGGTCGTGATCGTGGCCGGCACGCCGCCCTCGACGCCGGGCACCACCAACACCATCCGGGTCCATCACATCGGAGGCATCCTGCAACGTGACCGCTGAGCCCGATCTCAAGCTCGCCGCCGACGGCGCCGACCACCCGGGCGGCCAGCCCATCGTGGACGCGCTGGTCAGCCTGCTCGACCTCGAGGCCATCGAGACCGACATCTTCCGAGGCCTCAGCCCGCAGGTCGCGATGCAGCGGGTCTTCGGCGGCCAGGTCGCCGGCCAGGCGCTGGTGGCCGCCGGGCGCACCGTGGCGCCCGAGCGGCTGGTGCACTCGTTGCACTCCTACTTCATCCGGCCCGGCGACCCGTCGATCCCGATCATCTACACCGTCGACCGGGTCCGCGACGGCCGGTCGTTCTCGGTGCGCCGGGTGGTGGCCATCCAGCACGGCGAGCCGATCTTCACCCTGTCGGCCTCCTTCCAGCTGCCCCAGGGCGGCATCGACCACCAGGCCCAGATGCCGCCGGCGCCCGCGCCGGAGTCATTGCCGACGCTGGCCGAGCGCTATGAGGGCTTCGACGAGCTGTGGTCGGTGATGCGCCAGATCCCGCAGCCCTTCGACGTCCGCTACGTCGACGACCCGCCGTGGGTCCAGCGGGGCCAGGGGCCACGGGAGAACCAGCCGCACCGGATCTGGCTCAAGGCCGACGGGACGCTGCCCGACAACCCGCTGCTGCACGTCTGCGTCATCACCTTCGCCTCGGACATGAACCTGCTGGACTCGGTGCTCATCCACCATGGCCTGGCCGCCCGGCTGGACCCGATCAGCATGGCGTCGCTGGATCACGCGATGTGGTTCCACCGCCAGTTCCGCGCCGATGACTGGCTGCTCTACGTCTCGTCCTCGTCCTCGGCCTCCGGCGGGCGCGGGCTGGCCACCGGCCAGTTCTACTCCCGGGACGGCCGGTTGGTGGCCAGCGTGACGCAAGAGGGCATGATCCGGTTGCCGAACGCCTGAGGCCGCGGGAGTCGAGTCAGACGCGCTGAGGTCTGTCGAGGACGGCGACGATGATGGCTCCAGCCGCGCACAGGATGGGAAGGGCCAAGTAGACGGCCATCACCAGGCCCCCGCCGAAGATCACGAGTCCGGCGCAGACGAACAGGCAGGTGGCCGGGACGAGATAGCGCGCCCACCTGCGACGCCAGGGGATCAGCGGGGGCGCCACGAGGTACAGGTACGCCACGCCCAGCACGGCGATCCATCCGATGAGGTCGAACGGCCACACCTCGGCTACGGCGAGGACACTGACCACGGGACCGGCGCTGAGCAGGAGGGCCGGCCACGGTCGGGGTGGCCAGGTCGCGATCACGACGGCGAGCGTGACCGCGCCGACAGTGAGCGCATACGCGATCAGCAGTTGCACCGACGCCCCAGAGAGTCGGCGCCGGGTCGACCGAGCGGATGCGCCCCGGCGCGCGAATCCCTTGTCAGGGACATCAATCGCCCAGCCGGACGTCGCGGTCCGCTGGCGCCAGGGCGCCGACCCCTGATGGGCATGCCGCGTCGCTGACCTCGGTGTGCCCGGACATCGCTTGGATGCGGTAAGTCAGGCACAGGCGGGCCACGAACTGCTCATAGCTCAGCCCGCCTCCCGACTCCCCACCGGCCGTGATGGCGCCTGAGACGATCACCGCCTCACCCTCGGCCCTCGCTACCAGCGCAAGGTCGGGCAGCGCCTTGGCAACGGCCTCGAGCTGGGCCTTCCCCGAACTTCCACGAGCCGCTGCCGCGAGGTCCTCGCGAAGCGAGAACGCCTTGGCGCGCACGGCGCTGACCGCTTCCTGCCGGGCGTTCTGAGCGGGGCTGCCGCATGCGGCAGCGCTCAGGCCCAGGGCCAGGACCAGGACCACAAGCACCGCCGCGCCACGCCGCGCGGTGACGCCAGCTCGACCACTCATCGACGGCACGCCTCTTCCGAATCCGAGGCGTCTCAGCTGTCGGGCAGCTGGTCGCAGATCGCCTGCCAGGCGGCCTGGACATGCCGGCGCTCGGTCAGCACCGAGCCGATCGCCATCCGGATCGCGAACCGGCCGTTGACCTCGGTGTGCGTCAGGTAGGCCTGGCCGGAGTCGTTCACCGCAGCCAGCAGCCGGCGGCCGGCGTCGTCGCCGGCCCGGAGCGCGAACGTCACCAGAGCCAGCGGGTGCGGCGCCAGCAGCTCGAAGCGCGGATCGGCCGCGACCCAGGAGGCGAACTCCTGAGCCAGGCCGACGTGGCCGCGGATGTGCGCGCGCAGGCCGTCGGCGCCGTACCAGCGCAGCACCGTCCAGAGCTTGAGCGCCCGGAACCGCCGGCCCAGCGGAACCTGCCAGTCGCGGTAGTCGAACACCTCGCCGGACTCGCTGGCGGAGTTGCGCAGGTACTCCGGCAGGATCGACAGCGCCGCGGTCAGCGCGGCCCGGTCGGCGATCCAGAACGCGCTGCAGTCGAAGTTGGTCAGCAGCCACTTGTGCGGGTTCGTGCAGTACGAATCGGCCTGTTCGACGCCGGCGTTGATCCAGCGCAGCTCGTCGCAGACCGCTGCCACCCCGGCCCAGGCGGCGTCGACGTGCAGCCAGGCGCCGTGGCGGTGGGCGAGTTCGGCCAGCTCGGCCACCGGGTCCAGCGCCCCGGTGCCGGTGGCGCCCACCGAGGCCACCACCAGGGCCGGCGTCCAGCCGGCTGCGACGTCGGCGGCCAGCAACTCGGCCAAGTGCTCAGGCCGGGCCGCCAGCGTGACCGGGTCGACGTCGAGCTTGCGCAGGGCCGCGGTGCCGATGCCGGCGATCCGGCAGGCCTTCTCGACCGAGGAGTGGCTCTGACCGGAGGTGTAGACGCTGAACCGCCCGGCCGCCACGCCGGCGGTCTCGGTGGCGCCGCCGCTGGCCCGGTGCAGGGCGGCCACCAGCGCGACCAGGGTGGCGTCTGAGGCGGAGTGCTGGATCACCCCGCCGCCGGCGGAGCCGGAACGGAAGCAGGCCGGCAGCTCCAGCAACTGGGCCAGCCAGTCCAGCATCTGGGTCTCGAGCTCGGTGGCGGCCGGCGAGGTCGCCCACAACATGCCCTGCACGCCCAGGCCCGAGGCCAGCAGGTCGCCCAGGATCGAGGGGCCGGTGGCGCTGGCTGGGAAGAACGCGAAGAAGGACGGGTGCTGCCAGTGGGTCAGACC
It contains:
- a CDS encoding pyridoxal-dependent decarboxylase; translated protein: MSAHMSPEEFRRHGREVIDWIADYYERLESLPVLSQVTPGQVRAGLPAEPPATGQGFDGVLADLDQVILPGLTHWQHPSFFAFFPASATGPSILGDLLASGLGVQGMLWATSPAATELETQMLDWLAQLLELPACFRSGSAGGGVIQHSASDATLVALVAALHRASGGATETAGVAAGRFSVYTSGQSHSSVEKACRIAGIGTAALRKLDVDPVTLAARPEHLAELLAADVAAGWTPALVVASVGATGTGALDPVAELAELAHRHGAWLHVDAAWAGVAAVCDELRWINAGVEQADSYCTNPHKWLLTNFDCSAFWIADRAALTAALSILPEYLRNSASESGEVFDYRDWQVPLGRRFRALKLWTVLRWYGADGLRAHIRGHVGLAQEFASWVAADPRFELLAPHPLALVTFALRAGDDAGRRLLAAVNDSGQAYLTHTEVNGRFAIRMAIGSVLTERRHVQAAWQAICDQLPDS
- the tesB gene encoding acyl-CoA thioesterase II is translated as MTAEPDLKLAADGADHPGGQPIVDALVSLLDLEAIETDIFRGLSPQVAMQRVFGGQVAGQALVAAGRTVAPERLVHSLHSYFIRPGDPSIPIIYTVDRVRDGRSFSVRRVVAIQHGEPIFTLSASFQLPQGGIDHQAQMPPAPAPESLPTLAERYEGFDELWSVMRQIPQPFDVRYVDDPPWVQRGQGPRENQPHRIWLKADGTLPDNPLLHVCVITFASDMNLLDSVLIHHGLAARLDPISMASLDHAMWFHRQFRADDWLLYVSSSSSASGGRGLATGQFYSRDGRLVASVTQEGMIRLPNA
- the pyk gene encoding pyruvate kinase; protein product: MIRRAKIVCTLGPATDPPERLRALVEAGMDVARLNFSHGEHREHAGRFRGVREAAKAAGRNVATLADLQGPKIRLGKFVDGPVMWATGERVRITVEDVEGDHDRVSTTYKQLAEDVRPGDRLLVDDGNVALVAVAVENGTDVVCDVTEGGMVSNNKGLSLPGVLVSVPALSEKDIDDLEFALELGVDWVALSFVRSPDDIKLVHEVMDRVGVRRPVIAKIEKPEGVERLVEIALAFDGVMVARGDLGVEMPLEQVPMVQKRAIAICRDNAKPVIVATQMLESMISHSRPTRAEASDVANAVLDGADAVMLSGETSVGSYPVQAVATMSRIITSVEQSTVDVAALLHDPRTPGGVIAKAAKEIGESLGATALVAFTQSGDTARRLARLHARCAVLAFTPEENVQRQLALSWGVSAHRVWTVQTTDEMVRQVDSALLAQRVCRPDDLVVIVAGTPPSTPGTTNTIRVHHIGGILQRDR